In Bacteroidota bacterium, a genomic segment contains:
- the gldL gene encoding gliding motility protein GldL has product MAGGFIGGKAWKKMMAKVYGLGAAIVIVGAMFKIQHWPGAGPMLVAGLTIEALIFAFSAFEPPHEEVDWSLVYPELAGMHGDDPSHAIESKEEPAQVGSVTEQLDHMLEEAKIGPELIESLGAGLRNLSENATKLSDISEATAATSEYVDNMKGASKSVETLSNTYNQASSAVLSSSQDLASSYSKATQALESFSASNQGSFEEARNYGEQLQKVSQNLSSLNASYELQLQGSNDHLKATSQLYSGIESLMKNLHESVEDTKRYKNEIAQLTSNLEALNTVYGNMLTALNYKK; this is encoded by the coding sequence ATGGCAGGAGGATTCATAGGCGGTAAAGCTTGGAAAAAAATGATGGCCAAAGTATATGGCCTTGGTGCTGCAATCGTAATCGTTGGCGCGATGTTTAAAATTCAACACTGGCCTGGTGCAGGTCCGATGTTGGTTGCCGGGTTAACTATTGAGGCGCTTATATTTGCGTTCTCGGCATTTGAACCTCCACACGAAGAGGTTGATTGGAGCTTGGTATATCCTGAATTGGCAGGAATGCATGGAGATGATCCTTCCCATGCAATAGAAAGTAAAGAAGAACCTGCTCAAGTAGGATCTGTTACTGAGCAACTAGATCATATGTTAGAAGAAGCTAAGATCGGTCCGGAACTTATTGAGAGTTTAGGTGCTGGCTTACGTAACCTAAGTGAAAACGCTACCAAATTGTCAGATATTTCTGAAGCTACTGCTGCTACTAGTGAATATGTTGACAATATGAAAGGTGCTTCTAAGTCAGTTGAAACATTATCAAATACATACAACCAAGCATCTTCGGCTGTGTTGTCAAGTTCTCAAGATTTGGCAAGCTCATATTCAAAAGCTACACAAGCATTAGAAAGTTTTTCTGCGTCTAATCAAGGTTCTTTTGAAGAGGCTAGAAATTATGGAGAACAATTGCAAAAAGTTTCTCAAAATTTATCTTCTTTAAACGCATCGTATGAATTGCAATTGCAAGGATCTAACGACCATTTAAAAGCTACATCACAGTTATATAGCGGTATAGAATCTTTAATGAAAAACTTACATGAATCTGTAGAAGATACAAAGCGATACAAAAATGAGATAGCTCAATTAACAAGTAATTTAGAGGCTTTAAACACTGTTTACGGAAACATGCTTACTGCTTTAAATTATAAAAAATAG
- the mltG gene encoding endolytic transglycosylase MltG — protein sequence MAKKIKSIFKKIILGLIVVVGLSSAITGVLVYWVIYKPNVSLGTKKSQFIYIKTGATFDDVVNLLFDNKIIINKKSFVWLANKKKYTAAVKPGKYRLLARMGNNELINILRAGIQEPVFINFAGLRTPEQLITRVCNRLEADSLEMKQKFNDSGYISKYGFTKDNFSALFIPNTYEFYWNTSVDEFLERMAKEYRTFWTEERKAKARKLQLSQTEVAVLASIVQGEQWRFNDEKPIIAGLYINRLEKGMLLQSDPTVIYAVGDFTINRVLNADKEIDSPYNTYKYKGLPPGPIGFPEVSSLDAVLNYQHNDYLFMCAKEDLSGRHYFAKTYEQHQVYATKYREALNRLNIKR from the coding sequence GTGGCAAAAAAAATTAAAAGTATTTTTAAAAAAATTATACTCGGATTGATTGTTGTAGTTGGTTTATCATCTGCAATTACTGGTGTATTGGTGTATTGGGTAATTTACAAACCCAATGTTTCGTTAGGCACAAAAAAATCGCAATTTATATATATAAAAACCGGAGCTACGTTTGATGATGTGGTTAATTTGCTGTTTGATAATAAAATTATTATAAATAAAAAGAGTTTTGTATGGCTAGCGAATAAAAAGAAATATACTGCCGCTGTAAAGCCCGGAAAATATAGGCTATTGGCTCGTATGGGAAATAACGAACTCATTAATATTTTACGAGCAGGTATTCAAGAGCCTGTATTTATTAATTTTGCCGGACTTAGAACTCCCGAACAATTGATAACACGTGTGTGTAATCGACTAGAGGCCGATTCGCTAGAGATGAAGCAAAAGTTTAACGACTCGGGATATATAAGTAAATATGGATTTACAAAAGATAATTTTTCAGCATTGTTTATTCCTAATACCTATGAGTTTTATTGGAACACTTCTGTAGATGAATTTTTGGAGAGAATGGCAAAAGAGTATAGAACGTTTTGGACAGAAGAGCGAAAGGCAAAAGCACGAAAGTTGCAGCTGTCGCAAACAGAGGTTGCTGTATTAGCTTCTATTGTGCAAGGAGAGCAATGGCGATTTAATGACGAAAAGCCCATAATTGCCGGCTTGTATATAAATAGATTAGAAAAAGGAATGTTGTTGCAGTCTGATCCAACTGTAATTTATGCTGTAGGAGACTTTACTATTAACAGAGTGCTGAATGCTGATAAAGAAATTGATTCGCCTTACAATACTTATAAATACAAGGGTTTGCCACCTGGGCCAATTGGATTTCCGGAAGTATCTTCCTTAGATGCAGTATTAAATTATCAGCACAATGATTATTTATTTATGTGTGCAAAAGAAGATTTGTCGGGCAGACATTATTTCGCAAAAACATACGAACAGCACCAAGTGTATGCTACAAAATACAGAGAGGCTCTTAATCGATTGAATATAAAGAGATAA
- the gldN gene encoding gliding motility protein GldN, which yields MKRQIFITTTLLVVICLASFSQNVLDGVCIKEHTPKKKFIPYTPLREADVLWSKRIWRIIDLREKINHQLYYPTDPINDRKNLFDVIKSALTTGQLTAYANPVTDDEFKAPMTKSEIEGLFIKLDTNYIDDGTGNMVATPVQIPLESSKIIQYCIKEDWFFDKQRSVMDVRIVGIAPMMEKTSESGEVQGYQRLFWIYYPEARPVFANAEVYNRGNESERRTLEDIFWKRQFGSYIIKESNVYDRTINQYKTGLDALLEAERIKEEIFEFEHDMWHL from the coding sequence ATGAAAAGACAAATTTTTATAACAACAACATTACTAGTAGTAATTTGTTTGGCGTCCTTTTCTCAAAACGTATTAGATGGCGTTTGTATAAAGGAACACACTCCTAAGAAGAAATTTATTCCTTATACTCCTTTGCGTGAGGCCGATGTATTGTGGAGCAAACGTATTTGGAGAATTATTGATTTACGAGAGAAAATCAATCACCAATTATATTATCCTACTGATCCGATTAATGACAGGAAAAATTTATTTGATGTTATTAAATCGGCATTAACTACTGGTCAGCTTACTGCATACGCTAATCCCGTTACAGACGATGAGTTTAAAGCTCCAATGACCAAGTCTGAGATTGAGGGCCTTTTTATCAAGTTAGATACAAACTACATTGATGATGGAACTGGTAATATGGTTGCGACACCTGTTCAGATTCCTTTAGAATCAAGCAAGATAATTCAATATTGTATAAAAGAAGATTGGTTTTTTGATAAACAACGTTCTGTAATGGATGTTAGAATTGTTGGTATAGCCCCGATGATGGAAAAAACTAGTGAATCTGGTGAGGTGCAAGGATATCAACGATTGTTTTGGATTTATTATCCAGAGGCAAGACCTGTTTTTGCGAATGCAGAAGTTTATAACAGAGGTAATGAATCAGAAAGAAGAACTTTGGAAGATATTTTTTGGAAGAGACAATTTGGAAGTTATATAATTAAGGAGAGTAATGTTTATGATAGAACAATCAATCAATACAAAACAGGTTTGGATGCTTTGTTAGAGGCAGAGAGAATTAAAGAAGAGATATTCGAGTTCGAACATGATATGTGGCATTTATAG
- the gldM gene encoding gliding motility protein GldM, with amino-acid sequence MAGGKETPRQKMIGMMYLVLTALLAMNVSKDILDAFIIVNGGLERTNANFEKKNEKTYTDFKAALEKDKAKTQPYYDRAMTTKKLAGDLVRYIDDMKKNLIAVTDKKPKEVADTTKLKNVESKDNYDEPTRVLIGPEPSKPIEGDLTATALKKRIADLRSGLLQLFNDEKLFLPGKKKEMEGKIGLETPDFGVVNGVKESWESGNFYHLPLAAVITNLSKMQNDVRNAEADVLTELFLAVKGKDFTFDKLTAKVIAPSSYILAGDDYKADVLLVAFNSTQNPKIIVGAIDTTKKGEDANPLVNADTTVLTVEGGMGKYVKATGGEGLQKWSGVIQVEKPGGGFSYYPFSSEYMVAKPAAAVSPDKMNVFYIGVDNPVSITAAGVSPEQLAPSGSNCTISGSKGKYTVRVTTAGEATINVMAKFGSTSKSMGSFKFRIKTVPNPIAMIVGKRDGDIVKKSELLSASTMIAKLENFDFDLPATITEFGLSLNYKGQLMTLESKSSKLTTEMMTVLKSVPPGTKLFFESVKANVAGTTRKIGGINLKVQ; translated from the coding sequence ATGGCAGGTGGTAAAGAAACCCCAAGGCAGAAGATGATTGGTATGATGTACCTAGTATTGACGGCCTTGCTTGCGATGAACGTTTCTAAGGATATTTTGGATGCTTTTATCATTGTTAATGGTGGCTTGGAAAGAACCAATGCTAACTTTGAAAAAAAGAACGAAAAAACCTATACAGACTTCAAAGCTGCATTGGAGAAAGATAAGGCAAAAACTCAGCCTTATTATGACAGGGCAATGACTACTAAAAAATTAGCAGGGGATTTGGTTCGTTATATTGACGACATGAAGAAGAATCTTATTGCTGTTACAGATAAAAAACCAAAGGAAGTAGCGGATACCACAAAACTGAAAAATGTTGAGAGTAAAGATAATTACGATGAACCTACGCGTGTTTTAATTGGACCTGAGCCATCAAAACCAATTGAGGGAGACTTGACAGCAACCGCCTTGAAAAAGCGTATAGCTGATTTACGTTCCGGTTTATTGCAACTATTTAATGATGAAAAATTATTTTTGCCTGGAAAGAAAAAAGAGATGGAAGGTAAAATTGGATTAGAAACACCAGACTTCGGAGTAGTTAACGGTGTAAAAGAGTCTTGGGAGTCAGGCAACTTTTATCATTTACCTTTAGCTGCCGTAATTACTAATTTATCTAAAATGCAGAATGATGTTAGAAATGCCGAGGCTGATGTTCTAACGGAGTTGTTTTTAGCAGTAAAAGGCAAAGACTTTACTTTTGATAAACTTACAGCAAAAGTTATCGCACCATCTAGTTACATTTTAGCAGGCGATGACTACAAGGCAGATGTGTTGTTGGTAGCGTTTAACTCTACTCAAAACCCTAAAATTATTGTTGGGGCAATTGATACCACAAAAAAAGGAGAAGATGCTAATCCACTGGTAAATGCGGATACAACTGTTCTTACAGTTGAGGGCGGTATGGGTAAATATGTAAAAGCTACCGGTGGCGAAGGCTTGCAGAAATGGTCTGGGGTTATACAAGTTGAGAAGCCAGGAGGAGGATTTAGCTATTATCCTTTCAGTTCTGAGTACATGGTTGCGAAACCCGCTGCGGCTGTTTCTCCTGATAAGATGAATGTGTTTTATATTGGGGTTGATAATCCTGTATCTATTACGGCTGCTGGTGTTTCTCCTGAGCAATTAGCTCCAAGTGGCTCTAATTGTACAATTTCAGGTAGTAAAGGTAAATACACTGTTCGTGTTACTACTGCTGGAGAAGCGACTATAAATGTAATGGCTAAGTTTGGAAGTACATCTAAATCAATGGGAAGTTTTAAGTTTCGTATAAAGACCGTTCCTAACCCTATTGCAATGATTGTGGGTAAACGTGATGGTGATATTGTTAAAAAGTCAGAATTATTATCAGCATCAACTATGATTGCTAAATTGGAAAATTTTGATTTTGATCTTCCAGCAACTATTACAGAGTTTGGTCTTTCGTTAAATTATAAAGGGCAATTAATGACATTAGAGTCAAAAAGTAGCAAGCTTACTACTGAGATGATGACTGTTTTGAAAAGTGTGCCTCCAGGAACAAAGCTGTTTTTTGAATCAGTTAAGGCCAATGTAGCAGGAACAACAAGAAAAATAGGTGGTATTAATCTTAAGGTGCAATAA
- a CDS encoding LptF/LptG family permease: MKKLDWYILRTFLGTFFFSIALIIIIVIVFDISEKIEDFVTNKPSFEQIVKFYLNFIPYFVNMFSPLFTFIAVIFFTSRLATRTEVIAILSSGVSFYRFLYPYFLGALVLAILSVYLNNSVIPHANKKRLDFENKYIFSPYRNKEINIHRQILPGTFIYMERYNNQDNIGYKFSLEKLDKGKLYYKLLSEQIKWDSSINKWSILDYHERYLTSKGEIIKRGARIDTTYNFTPADFSRRVTNVETMNFTELNTFIEEEKIKGASKIEFYEVEKYKRFANPFSTFILTLIGVSLASRKVRGGTGLHLGLGLLIAFSYILFMQVSHVFAQNGVLPAYIAVWIPNILYSFLAAFFVTRAQK; the protein is encoded by the coding sequence TTGAAAAAACTTGATTGGTATATATTAAGAACGTTTTTAGGCACCTTTTTTTTCTCCATCGCCTTAATTATTATAATTGTAATTGTTTTTGATATATCTGAAAAGATCGAAGACTTTGTTACCAATAAACCTTCGTTTGAGCAAATAGTAAAATTCTACCTAAACTTTATCCCATATTTTGTAAATATGTTTAGCCCACTATTTACATTTATTGCTGTTATTTTTTTTACATCACGATTGGCAACACGCACAGAAGTAATAGCCATTTTAAGCAGCGGTGTAAGTTTCTATAGATTTTTGTATCCTTATTTTTTAGGTGCGTTGGTTTTAGCAATATTGTCGGTATATCTAAACAACTCGGTTATTCCTCATGCCAATAAAAAGAGACTTGATTTTGAAAACAAATATATATTTAGCCCATACAGAAATAAAGAAATAAACATACACCGACAAATTTTGCCTGGCACATTTATTTACATGGAACGATACAACAACCAAGATAATATTGGGTATAAATTCTCGTTGGAAAAACTCGATAAAGGAAAACTATACTATAAATTACTATCGGAGCAAATAAAATGGGACAGCTCTATAAACAAGTGGAGTATACTGGATTACCACGAACGCTACCTTACAAGCAAAGGAGAAATTATAAAACGAGGTGCAAGAATAGACACTACCTACAACTTTACTCCTGCCGATTTTTCGAGACGAGTAACGAATGTAGAAACAATGAATTTTACAGAACTTAACACATTTATAGAAGAGGAAAAAATTAAAGGTGCTAGTAAAATTGAATTTTATGAGGTAGAAAAATACAAACGCTTTGCAAATCCATTTTCCACTTTTATTCTTACTCTCATAGGCGTGTCACTAGCAAGCCGCAAAGTGCGTGGCGGAACAGGATTGCATCTTGGATTAGGGTTACTAATTGCATTTTCGTATATCTTATTCATGCAGGTATCGCATGTATTTGCTCAAAACGGGGTATTGCCGGCATATATAGCCGTATGGATTCCGAATATTTTATATTCCTTTCTAGCAGCCTTTTTTGTAACACGCGCACAGAAATAA
- a CDS encoding SUMF1/EgtB/PvdO family nonheme iron enzyme, producing the protein MKKLLLLACFAAFVVGCGNKGNGELTGVQGREEWYQPDPFGMLFIPMGAFQMGPDDDDVPFAHTTKQKTVSVQAFYIDDTEISNNEYRQFVNWVRDSMAYRLLIDNDAETYGIAQDEYGQDIDPPLINWEAKIKWNEQESREVLEPLYLPQQERFYNRREVDTRRLNYEYYWIDYKTASQKQNRFIPEKSQDKNGKEYLNGKGSYTVNGRSGLDRSVFIIKEVVNVFPDTLAWIHDFTYSFNEPMTQMYFWHPAYDDYPVVGVNWKQAKAFCVWRTNLLNSYLNSIGGAVVNDFRLPTETEWEYSSRGGLALSPYPWGGPYIRNARGCFLGNFKPMRGSYIDDGGFHTVRIFSYNPNDYGLYCMAGNVSEWTSNAYDESAYDFSHDLNPNYEYAAQDNDPTVLKRKVIRGGSWKDVGYYMQTSSRSYEYQDTAKCYVGFRCVMTYLGRAKDDNL; encoded by the coding sequence TGGTATCAGCCAGATCCTTTCGGAATGTTGTTTATTCCAATGGGGGCATTTCAAATGGGGCCCGATGATGATGATGTTCCGTTTGCACATACTACAAAACAAAAAACAGTTTCTGTACAAGCATTTTATATAGACGATACAGAAATTTCTAATAATGAGTACCGTCAGTTTGTTAATTGGGTAAGAGATTCTATGGCATATCGGTTATTAATAGATAATGATGCAGAAACCTACGGAATCGCTCAAGATGAATATGGGCAGGACATTGACCCACCACTTATTAATTGGGAAGCCAAAATTAAATGGAACGAACAAGAATCTAGAGAGGTTTTAGAACCACTTTATTTACCTCAACAAGAGCGTTTTTACAATAGAAGAGAAGTTGATACCAGACGTTTGAACTATGAGTACTATTGGATTGATTATAAAACCGCATCTCAAAAGCAAAACAGATTTATTCCTGAAAAGTCGCAAGACAAAAACGGGAAAGAATACTTAAATGGAAAAGGATCTTATACTGTTAACGGTCGTTCTGGATTGGATAGAAGTGTATTTATCATAAAAGAAGTAGTAAATGTGTTCCCTGATACGTTGGCTTGGATTCATGATTTTACTTACTCATTCAACGAACCAATGACACAAATGTATTTTTGGCATCCTGCTTACGATGATTATCCGGTGGTAGGTGTAAATTGGAAACAAGCAAAAGCGTTTTGTGTTTGGAGAACTAATTTGTTAAATAGCTACTTAAATTCTATTGGTGGCGCAGTTGTAAATGACTTTAGGTTACCAACCGAAACAGAATGGGAGTATTCTTCTCGTGGCGGTTTAGCATTAAGTCCATACCCTTGGGGAGGTCCTTATATCAGAAATGCAAGAGGTTGTTTCTTAGGTAACTTTAAGCCTATGCGTGGTAGCTATATTGATGATGGCGGTTTCCATACGGTAAGAATTTTCTCTTACAATCCGAATGATTATGGTTTGTATTGCATGGCAGGTAACGTTTCAGAATGGACTAGTAACGCATATGATGAATCTGCATACGATTTTTCTCATGACTTAAACCCTAACTACGAGTACGCAGCACAGGATAATGATCCAACTGTATTAAAGCGTAAAGTAATAAGAGGCGGTTCTTGGAAAGATGTTGGTTACTACATGCAAACCAGCTCCCGTAGCTACGAATACCAAGATACAGCAAAATGTTATGTGGGCTTTAGATGTGTGATGACATATCTTGGTCGTGCTAAAGACGATAATCTATAG